In Dethiobacter alkaliphilus AHT 1, a single window of DNA contains:
- a CDS encoding LapA family protein, with the protein MQLGVIVGLVFGVIIAFFAMLNTETIIVNYFFGQVYASVAIVVLGSALAGALAVGMFGLVTKIRTGFAFWDYQNRVERLAKEVAQLQEQKKALTDDLSYVNAECEEILRQKEIELAECEEEAAQQEVAAEATDQQEIVEEEKKDDN; encoded by the coding sequence ATGCAGTTAGGTGTGATTGTGGGCCTGGTGTTTGGCGTGATAATTGCGTTTTTTGCCATGTTAAATACGGAAACCATTATTGTAAATTACTTTTTTGGACAGGTTTACGCCAGCGTAGCCATTGTGGTGCTGGGCTCTGCCCTGGCGGGCGCCTTGGCGGTGGGGATGTTTGGTTTGGTTACTAAAATTCGCACCGGTTTTGCCTTCTGGGATTATCAAAACAGAGTGGAGCGGCTGGCCAAGGAAGTGGCACAGCTGCAGGAGCAGAAGAAAGCTTTGACCGACGATCTTTCCTATGTTAACGCTGAGTGTGAGGAAATTTTGCGGCAAAAGGAAATAGAGCTGGCAGAATGTGAGGAGGAGGCGGCACAACAAGAAGTGGCCGCTGAAGCCACTGACCAGCAGGAGATTGTGGAGGAAGAAAAAAAGGATGACAACTAA
- a CDS encoding transposase, with amino-acid sequence MPRTARKLSSTGLYHIILRGVNREAVFIDDEDRRQFLKILKYIEKVSGCEILCYCLMDNHIHILLKVNDEPLATIIKRICGSYVLYFNKRHGRIGHLFQERFRSEPVESNRYFLTVFRYILRNPVKAGMVKLVSEYRWSSYNEYVRASTLTGSYSLNLFAESGYNSFESFKEYVNTPNEDECLEYEDKPSISDDEVKEIIEGIIGVCAREIKKMDKCQRNATIKRIKAVVDVPLRQLARVTGLSKSLLSKI; translated from the coding sequence ATGCCCAGAACAGCACGTAAATTGAGCTCAACTGGACTTTATCACATCATCTTGCGTGGAGTAAATCGTGAGGCTGTATTTATTGATGATGAAGATAGGCGACAATTTCTGAAGATTTTAAAGTATATCGAGAAGGTTAGTGGGTGTGAAATTCTTTGTTATTGTCTCATGGACAACCATATCCATATTTTGCTTAAGGTTAATGACGAGCCGCTGGCAACAATAATAAAAAGAATATGTGGCAGTTATGTGCTCTATTTTAACAAAAGGCACGGGAGAATTGGGCATTTGTTTCAGGAAAGATTCAGAAGCGAACCTGTAGAGAGTAATCGCTATTTTCTCACGGTATTTCGCTATATCCTACGTAATCCTGTAAAAGCAGGCATGGTGAAACTTGTGTCAGAATACCGTTGGAGTAGCTACAACGAATATGTGAGGGCCTCTACTTTAACAGGAAGCTATTCGTTAAACCTGTTTGCAGAGTCTGGCTATAACTCTTTTGAATCATTTAAAGAATATGTAAATACACCTAACGAAGATGAATGTCTGGAGTATGAAGATAAGCCTTCAATTTCGGACGATGAAGTAAAAGAGATCATCGAAGGGATAATTGGTGTATGCGCACGTGAAATTAAAAAAATGGATAAGTGCCAAAGGAATGCCACTATTAAAAGAATCAAAGCTGTAGTTGACGTACCTTTGCGGCAACTTGCAAGAGTAACCGGACTCTCAAAAAGTTTGTTAAGTAAAATATAG
- a CDS encoding cytochrome c biogenesis CcdA family protein, which translates to MEQLFHNLLDAITSSAGIHPLFVLLPLAAGFIAFFNPCMLGIVPILAHRAQHWQQAKKIALLGHISVFSGGFLLSLAGWTVVFTAFLRLAGLWAGLWPKALGVVYLGLALYLLGLRVPRKLLPQAVGFYQRPKPLHPYVATAFLGALFGAVPSPCTTPLVMGVTTMVVPNLGFSTGLLVVLLYGLGHTIPLVLIALLSNRFKITTRLRHVHGVFRTAMALLLFALAIYFFLYQAPMLPVDIHGPTLH; encoded by the coding sequence ATGGAACAACTTTTTCACAACTTGCTGGACGCCATCACGTCCAGCGCCGGAATCCACCCGCTCTTTGTGCTCTTACCGTTGGCAGCGGGCTTTATTGCTTTTTTTAACCCATGCATGCTGGGTATCGTCCCAATTCTGGCCCACCGCGCCCAACATTGGCAACAGGCAAAAAAAATAGCCCTCCTGGGCCATATCAGCGTTTTTTCCGGCGGTTTTCTGCTATCCTTAGCCGGTTGGACTGTTGTATTTACCGCCTTTCTCCGGCTGGCCGGCCTGTGGGCCGGATTATGGCCCAAGGCTCTTGGCGTGGTATACCTGGGCCTGGCGCTCTACCTGCTGGGTTTAAGAGTGCCGCGCAAACTCCTGCCGCAGGCCGTAGGGTTTTATCAGCGACCCAAACCACTGCACCCCTATGTGGCCACAGCATTTTTAGGCGCACTTTTTGGCGCGGTCCCTTCCCCTTGCACCACCCCCTTGGTCATGGGAGTAACTACCATGGTGGTGCCCAATCTGGGCTTTTCCACCGGGCTGTTAGTGGTTTTACTCTACGGCCTGGGCCATACTATCCCACTGGTGCTCATTGCCCTGTTATCCAATAGATTTAAGATTACCACACGTTTGCGGCACGTCCACGGAGTATTTCGCACCGCAATGGCCCTGCTGCTTTTTGCCCTGGCCATTTACTTCTTCCTTTATCAGGCACCTATGCTTCCGGTGGATATACACGGGCCAACACTTCATTAG
- the phnE gene encoding phosphonate ABC transporter, permease protein PhnE, with product MGGFNKNTALLLLAVIIAVWSAVGTGFNLLLFLDFRNSLDFLARSWPPDWSVLRPAVSAIAETLQIAYLGTLLALILALPLSFLAAWNTAPNGVVYNGVRSVLSFIRAVPEIVFALIFVPTVSLGAMAGVLAITLHNLGVLGKLIAELVEAAERGPQEAVAASGAPGILVATHGILPQILPNVLSHAFYRMEVSVRSVLVLGFVGAGGIGQQLFIHFRMFQYEKVFVDVLAIMALVVLIDYLGAFVRSRVI from the coding sequence ATGGGCGGATTTAATAAAAATACCGCCCTGCTTTTGCTGGCGGTAATCATTGCCGTGTGGAGTGCGGTGGGAACCGGGTTTAATCTGCTGCTATTTTTGGATTTTCGCAATTCCCTGGATTTTCTGGCCCGATCCTGGCCGCCGGATTGGTCGGTGCTGAGACCTGCGGTTTCTGCCATTGCAGAAACTCTGCAAATTGCCTACCTGGGTACTTTGCTGGCGCTAATCCTGGCCCTGCCCCTGAGCTTCCTGGCGGCATGGAATACGGCGCCGAACGGGGTTGTCTATAACGGCGTTCGCAGCGTGCTAAGTTTTATCAGAGCCGTGCCGGAGATTGTTTTTGCGCTGATTTTTGTGCCCACCGTAAGTCTGGGGGCCATGGCCGGTGTGCTGGCCATTACCCTGCATAATCTGGGAGTTTTGGGCAAACTTATCGCCGAGCTGGTGGAAGCGGCGGAGCGCGGGCCGCAGGAGGCGGTGGCGGCATCGGGTGCGCCGGGGATACTGGTGGCAACCCACGGAATTTTACCGCAGATTTTGCCCAATGTATTGTCCCATGCCTTTTACCGTATGGAGGTAAGTGTGCGTTCAGTGCTGGTTTTGGGTTTTGTGGGTGCCGGCGGCATCGGCCAGCAGCTGTTTATTCACTTCCGTATGTTTCAGTATGAAAAGGTGTTTGTGGATGTGCTGGCCATTATGGCACTGGTGGTTTTGATTGATTATCTGGGAGCCTTTGTGCGCTCCCGTGTAATATAG
- the dtd gene encoding D-aminoacyl-tRNA deacylase has protein sequence MRVVIQRVSSARVDVDGEITGKINRGFLILLGVSPEDNEDDIAYLAEKTVNLRIFEDDAGKMNLSLLDIAGEALVVSQFTLYADTRKGRRPGFSGAAAPDLAQQLYEKFCEELRVRGITVATGRFGAMMDVSLTNHGPVTIIIDSEQRLK, from the coding sequence GTGCGAGTTGTAATCCAGCGAGTTTCTTCCGCCAGAGTAGATGTAGACGGTGAGATAACCGGGAAAATCAACAGAGGGTTTCTGATCCTGCTGGGGGTGAGCCCGGAAGACAACGAAGATGATATCGCATATCTTGCAGAGAAGACGGTTAATTTAAGAATCTTTGAAGATGATGCAGGCAAAATGAACCTCTCTCTGCTGGATATTGCCGGCGAAGCGCTGGTAGTATCCCAATTTACTCTTTATGCTGATACGCGCAAAGGGCGGCGTCCCGGCTTCTCGGGCGCGGCTGCCCCTGATTTGGCCCAGCAGTTGTATGAGAAGTTCTGCGAGGAATTGCGTGTGCGAGGCATCACGGTGGCTACCGGTCGCTTTGGCGCCATGATGGACGTCAGCCTCACAAACCATGGTCCCGTGACTATCATCATCGACAGCGAACAACGATTAAAATAA
- a CDS encoding RelA/SpoT family protein — MSLAELKEKIKLYYPVEPDWSRLNEAYKFAVEAHQGQKRFSGELYITHPLGVSHILAELEMDMDTIVAGLLHDVVEDTEVTLEDIEEKFGEEIAMLVDGVTKLSKLEYKSKEEHQAENLRKMFIAMAKDIRVLLIKLADRTHNMRTLKYLTSIKQQAISRETLEIYAPLAHRLGIYKIKWELEDLAFRFLERDRYYALVDKLAKKRQEREQFIGQIMDTLEPKLEDVGIQAHISGRPKHLYSISQKMKEQGKEFHEIYDLTAIRIIVDSLKDCYGALGIVHTLWKPIPGRFKDYIAMPKPNMYQSLHTLVMVGKNELLEVQIRTWEMHRTAEFGIAAHWRYKEGDIRDDDSIDNKLTWLRQIMELQQDSKDASEFMENVKLDLFADEVFVFTPKGDVIDLPAGSIPLDFAYKIHTDIGHRCIGARVNGRLVPLDYELKTGDIVEVMTAKQGSPSRDWLKMVKSSGARAKIRTWFKKERRDENLSKGKELLEKELRKQELDPQQYLKTSLLQEAARKFNIQNEEDFYVAIGLGGITQQQAVSRLKDEYRKKYGTGDEPEQVREFKPQKPGAKKTGKGVSIAGIDNLLIRFAKCCTPVPGDKIVGVVTRGRGVSVHRSDCPNVSVRGENKPHHLEAHWEEQPEGAYPVDIEVTAMDRPQILMDVVNAVSECKVNITALNGRSTKDRMSQIHMTVTVADRHHLDNVISRINRVKDVYRVHRLSG; from the coding sequence ATGAGTCTTGCAGAATTAAAAGAAAAAATTAAATTATATTACCCGGTGGAACCGGACTGGAGCCGGCTAAATGAAGCCTATAAGTTTGCCGTTGAAGCGCATCAGGGTCAGAAGCGCTTTTCCGGCGAGCTCTATATTACCCATCCTTTAGGGGTGTCTCATATTCTGGCGGAGCTGGAAATGGATATGGATACCATTGTGGCCGGACTGCTCCATGATGTGGTGGAGGATACCGAGGTTACCCTGGAAGATATTGAGGAAAAATTCGGCGAGGAGATTGCCATGCTGGTGGACGGTGTGACCAAACTGTCCAAGCTGGAGTATAAATCCAAGGAAGAGCATCAGGCAGAAAACCTGCGCAAAATGTTTATCGCCATGGCCAAAGACATCCGGGTACTTTTAATTAAGCTGGCTGACCGCACCCATAACATGCGGACGCTGAAATACCTGACTTCCATTAAGCAGCAGGCCATCTCCCGGGAGACCCTGGAGATCTATGCGCCGCTTGCCCACCGGTTGGGGATTTACAAGATAAAGTGGGAGCTGGAAGACCTGGCGTTTCGTTTCCTGGAGCGGGATCGCTACTATGCCCTGGTGGATAAACTGGCTAAAAAGCGCCAGGAGCGGGAGCAGTTTATCGGGCAGATTATGGACACGCTGGAGCCCAAGCTGGAGGATGTGGGGATTCAAGCGCACATTTCCGGCCGCCCCAAACACTTGTACAGTATTTCGCAGAAGATGAAGGAGCAGGGCAAAGAGTTTCATGAAATCTATGACCTGACGGCTATCCGCATTATTGTGGATTCACTAAAGGACTGTTACGGTGCGCTGGGAATTGTTCATACTTTATGGAAGCCCATTCCCGGCCGCTTTAAAGACTATATTGCCATGCCCAAACCTAACATGTATCAGTCGCTGCACACGCTGGTGATGGTGGGCAAAAATGAGCTTTTGGAAGTGCAGATCCGCACCTGGGAAATGCACCGGACGGCGGAATTCGGGATTGCGGCCCACTGGCGATACAAAGAAGGCGATATCCGGGATGATGACTCCATCGACAATAAGCTCACCTGGCTGCGCCAGATAATGGAGCTGCAGCAGGATTCCAAGGATGCTTCCGAGTTTATGGAAAACGTCAAACTGGATTTGTTTGCCGATGAAGTATTTGTTTTTACCCCCAAAGGGGATGTAATTGACCTGCCGGCAGGGTCCATCCCGCTGGACTTTGCCTATAAAATTCATACCGACATCGGACACCGCTGCATCGGCGCCAGGGTAAACGGCCGGTTGGTACCCCTTGATTATGAGTTAAAAACCGGCGATATAGTGGAGGTTATGACCGCCAAGCAGGGCTCGCCCAGCCGGGACTGGCTCAAGATGGTGAAAAGCTCCGGTGCCAGAGCCAAGATTCGTACCTGGTTTAAAAAGGAGCGGCGGGATGAAAACCTGAGCAAGGGTAAAGAACTGCTGGAAAAGGAGCTGCGTAAGCAGGAACTGGATCCACAGCAATATCTGAAAACCTCTTTGCTGCAGGAAGCTGCCAGAAAGTTTAACATCCAAAATGAAGAGGATTTTTATGTGGCCATCGGTCTGGGCGGGATAACGCAGCAGCAGGCGGTAAGCCGGCTCAAAGATGAGTACCGGAAAAAATACGGCACCGGTGATGAACCGGAGCAGGTGCGGGAGTTTAAACCGCAGAAGCCCGGAGCAAAGAAAACCGGCAAAGGTGTGAGCATTGCCGGCATTGATAATCTGTTAATCCGTTTTGCCAAATGCTGTACACCGGTGCCCGGCGATAAAATTGTGGGTGTGGTTACCCGCGGGCGCGGCGTTTCTGTGCACCGCAGCGATTGTCCCAACGTATCGGTGCGGGGTGAGAACAAACCGCACCACTTAGAAGCCCACTGGGAGGAACAGCCCGAAGGCGCTTATCCTGTGGATATTGAAGTCACCGCCATGGACCGGCCCCAGATCCTCATGGATGTGGTCAACGCCGTCTCCGAATGTAAAGTAAACATCACCGCCCTAAACGGCCGCAGCACCAAAGACCGCATGTCACAAATCCACATGACGGTCACCGTTGCCGACCGCCACCACCTGGACAACGTCATCAGCCGCATCAATCGCGTCAAAGACGTCTACCGCGTCCACCGCCTCAGCGGCTAA
- the phnD gene encoding phosphate/phosphite/phosphonate ABC transporter substrate-binding protein, which translates to MKKRGLLTLFIVVVMVFLTGCFGSGQEGEEDFVIGIIPSLNQGEMQEAVTRLAAVLERELDRPVDVSVYADYNGVVEAMNYGQIDMAYYGPLTYVIVNKQSGAQAIITQLVDGEPWYYSYIIAPLDAPFDNIEEMLAKSQDITFAFADPNSTSGSLVPALMLKEKGVFRGPNDHDFKDVQYSGSHDVTAAAVEQGNVDAGAIDSAIYDMLVRNGKADADKIKVIWQSEELFQYPWAVKSGTPQETITALQEAFLSIDDPVILDAFAASGFTIAEDADYLPIREAAEADGRI; encoded by the coding sequence ATGAAAAAGAGGGGACTATTAACTTTATTTATTGTGGTTGTAATGGTTTTTTTGACAGGCTGCTTCGGTAGCGGCCAAGAAGGGGAAGAGGATTTTGTGATTGGTATTATCCCTTCTTTGAACCAAGGCGAAATGCAGGAGGCGGTTACCCGCTTGGCTGCTGTTTTGGAGCGTGAACTGGACAGACCGGTTGATGTGAGTGTATACGCCGATTATAACGGTGTGGTGGAGGCCATGAATTACGGCCAGATTGACATGGCTTATTACGGTCCGCTTACATATGTGATTGTAAATAAGCAAAGTGGGGCGCAGGCCATTATTACCCAGTTGGTGGATGGAGAGCCATGGTATTATTCCTATATCATCGCTCCGTTGGATGCGCCGTTTGACAATATTGAGGAAATGCTGGCAAAATCCCAGGATATTACCTTTGCCTTTGCTGATCCAAACTCCACCTCCGGATCTTTGGTGCCGGCATTAATGCTAAAAGAAAAAGGCGTTTTTCGTGGCCCCAATGACCATGACTTTAAGGATGTACAATATTCCGGCTCCCATGATGTAACTGCGGCAGCGGTGGAGCAGGGGAATGTGGATGCCGGTGCCATTGACAGTGCGATTTATGATATGCTGGTGCGAAACGGCAAGGCGGATGCAGATAAGATTAAGGTAATCTGGCAGTCGGAGGAATTGTTTCAGTATCCATGGGCAGTAAAAAGCGGCACTCCCCAAGAGACGATAACGGCGCTGCAGGAGGCCTTTTTAAGCATTGATGATCCGGTAATTTTGGATGCCTTTGCTGCTTCCGGTTTTACCATTGCTGAAGACGCCGACTACTTGCCCATCAGAGAAGCGGCTGAGGCCGATGGGCGGATTTAA
- the recJ gene encoding single-stranded-DNA-specific exonuclease RecJ has translation MTTKVWPWTVPEKNPAVQQLAEALGLHRLTAACLTQRGVTTTEAARLFLAGSLSDLGDPFKMAGMAKAAERLALAVREREPVLIYGDYDADGVTSTALLMAVLQKLEVSVEYYIPSRLGDGYGLHGSVLEEFAGRGGKLAVTVDCGINSFAEMELAKELGLDLIVTDHHECFDGQRNAFAVLNPKQEECGYSERNLAGVGVAWNLARALHSLLGVPFAETAEYLDLVAVGSIADVVPLLGENRILVKYGLEKLSERPRPGLAALARVGNVGEQKLSATQVAFVLAPRLNAPGRLGDAAPAVETLLADEADAEALAHELDEKNRQRQQVEKDILAEARELAAAQADKPALVLWRDTWHPGVVGIVAGRLASEFAKPSALVAVDGTQGNGSIRSVPGCDVVDALQACTEHLARFGGHPEAAGLTVDTQCLEAFREAFCRAVATQKTKEEQRQQVAAEAVLAELSLELVEELAALEPFGQGNPEPLFLVRDVEVAAARRVGNNGKHLQMKLKNGGPVYAGICFGGGEADIARGMQVDAVVFPTTNTWQGRTSLSLHVRDVRQAQAAAGLKIIDRRRVAGNDKYLENLAGQHKLLIWVNTKAAKESLEARLGSRVEVTQLGRNAEHVSCDMLVFYHLPFDQNAVGRLLGTIKFSGEPEICLCYGSEELHLNERIFAATIPSEKTLQQLAACLEQSKDPLTPELARKELSFPVTQYLVNQARTVFAELAGQKRQEQRLQLANLEKSETFCQCCEALAAFRKFQALWWEAPAKDLARHLTQDTDMIVPEGENLP, from the coding sequence ATGACAACTAAAGTATGGCCGTGGACCGTACCGGAGAAAAATCCGGCGGTACAGCAACTGGCTGAAGCGTTGGGGCTGCACCGGCTGACGGCGGCATGCCTGACGCAGCGGGGCGTGACCACCACGGAGGCGGCGCGCCTTTTTTTGGCCGGCAGCTTATCCGATCTGGGGGACCCGTTTAAGATGGCGGGCATGGCCAAGGCCGCCGAGAGGCTGGCGCTGGCCGTCAGAGAACGGGAACCGGTTTTAATTTATGGAGATTATGACGCTGATGGGGTGACATCCACGGCGCTTTTAATGGCGGTGCTGCAGAAATTAGAGGTTTCGGTGGAATACTATATCCCAAGCCGTTTGGGTGACGGATACGGGCTGCACGGCAGCGTTCTGGAAGAGTTTGCCGGCAGGGGCGGGAAGCTGGCGGTGACGGTGGACTGCGGTATTAACTCCTTTGCCGAGATGGAGTTGGCAAAAGAGCTGGGCCTGGATTTAATTGTCACCGACCACCATGAATGCTTTGACGGCCAGCGCAATGCCTTTGCCGTATTAAACCCCAAGCAGGAAGAATGTGGCTATTCAGAGAGAAATCTGGCCGGTGTGGGGGTAGCCTGGAATCTGGCCCGGGCGCTGCACAGCCTTTTGGGAGTGCCCTTTGCCGAAACCGCCGAATATCTGGATTTGGTGGCGGTGGGCTCCATCGCCGATGTGGTACCGTTATTGGGGGAAAACCGTATACTGGTTAAGTACGGGCTGGAGAAACTCTCGGAGAGGCCCCGGCCCGGTTTAGCTGCCCTGGCCCGGGTGGGTAACGTGGGAGAGCAGAAACTTTCTGCTACCCAAGTGGCGTTTGTGCTGGCTCCCAGGCTAAATGCGCCGGGCCGGTTGGGTGATGCGGCTCCGGCGGTGGAGACGCTGTTGGCCGACGAGGCCGACGCCGAGGCCCTGGCTCATGAATTGGATGAGAAAAACCGCCAGCGACAGCAGGTGGAAAAAGATATTCTGGCGGAGGCCAGGGAGTTGGCGGCAGCGCAGGCCGACAAGCCGGCCCTGGTTTTGTGGCGTGATACCTGGCATCCCGGCGTGGTGGGAATTGTGGCCGGACGATTGGCTTCCGAATTTGCCAAGCCATCGGCTCTGGTGGCGGTGGATGGCACCCAGGGTAACGGCTCTATTCGTTCTGTACCCGGCTGTGATGTGGTGGATGCCCTGCAGGCCTGCACCGAGCATCTGGCCCGCTTTGGCGGCCATCCGGAAGCGGCGGGGCTGACGGTGGACACCCAGTGCCTGGAAGCGTTCAGGGAAGCTTTTTGCCGTGCGGTGGCCACCCAAAAGACAAAGGAAGAGCAGCGGCAGCAGGTGGCGGCGGAAGCGGTGCTGGCTGAGCTGTCTTTAGAGTTGGTGGAAGAGTTGGCGGCCCTGGAGCCTTTTGGCCAGGGGAACCCGGAACCGCTGTTTCTGGTACGGGATGTGGAAGTAGCTGCCGCGCGACGGGTCGGCAATAACGGCAAACACCTGCAGATGAAGCTTAAAAACGGGGGACCGGTTTACGCCGGCATCTGTTTTGGCGGTGGTGAGGCGGATATTGCCCGGGGAATGCAGGTGGATGCGGTGGTGTTTCCCACCACCAACACCTGGCAGGGCCGTACCAGCCTGTCTTTGCATGTGCGTGATGTGCGCCAGGCACAGGCTGCCGCCGGATTGAAAATAATTGACCGGCGAAGGGTGGCCGGAAATGATAAGTATCTGGAGAATCTTGCCGGGCAGCATAAGCTTTTGATTTGGGTAAATACCAAAGCGGCCAAGGAAAGCCTGGAGGCCAGGCTTGGCAGCCGGGTTGAGGTGACCCAGTTGGGGCGAAATGCAGAGCATGTAAGCTGTGATATGCTGGTGTTTTATCATTTGCCATTTGACCAAAATGCGGTGGGCCGGCTTTTGGGAACAATAAAGTTTAGCGGCGAACCGGAGATCTGCCTCTGTTATGGCAGTGAGGAGCTGCACTTAAACGAGCGTATTTTTGCCGCCACCATTCCCAGTGAGAAAACGCTGCAGCAGTTGGCAGCCTGCCTGGAACAAAGCAAGGACCCACTGACACCGGAGCTGGCCCGCAAGGAGTTATCTTTTCCTGTAACCCAATACTTAGTGAATCAGGCCCGTACTGTGTTTGCGGAGTTGGCCGGCCAAAAACGGCAGGAACAAAGGTTGCAGCTTGCCAATCTGGAGAAATCGGAGACCTTTTGTCAGTGCTGTGAGGCGCTGGCGGCATTTAGAAAGTTTCAGGCCCTGTGGTGGGAAGCGCCTGCCAAGGATCTGGCACGACACCTGACACAAGACACCGACATGATTGTCCCGGAAGGGGAAAACTTACCATGA
- a CDS encoding N-acetylmuramoyl-L-alanine amidase, giving the protein MKKQRLFRPILFVIIALFLGTSLAFGIAANGTNDEINNDLSDVATYSAEEAPAVLQEENSREDTDSKGDDLEEEETESQESVDEAEETSEEEEQEKQKAEKTVEAKEAEKAKETIAPAPEPASQEVPESEQMARVTASGLNVRPDPSTDNERIDVLAQGQTVEVLAKQNDWLQVSLPDGRAGWIAAAYVTTFSRNAANGNGSLAGRIIAIDPGHGGTDPGAVGVSGLPEKDVVLDVSLRVADKLRAEGAQVIMTRDTDVFIPLSQRVNIAQNAGAEVFVSVHANAHPNPATGGTETYYFRNKASASASFNLASYLQNELVRGLGLRDIGVKHGNFLVIRQTSMPSALVELGFLSNSHEESLMRTSEFRQNSADAIVRGLKNYFN; this is encoded by the coding sequence ATGAAAAAACAAAGACTATTCAGACCTATTCTTTTTGTAATTATAGCTTTGTTTCTGGGGACAAGCCTGGCATTTGGAATCGCTGCCAATGGCACAAATGATGAAATAAATAATGATTTGAGCGATGTTGCTACTTATTCCGCAGAGGAAGCACCGGCAGTTTTGCAAGAGGAAAACTCCCGGGAAGATACCGACAGCAAAGGTGACGATTTAGAAGAAGAAGAAACTGAATCCCAGGAATCAGTTGATGAAGCTGAGGAAACCAGTGAAGAAGAGGAACAAGAAAAGCAGAAAGCTGAAAAAACAGTAGAAGCAAAAGAAGCAGAAAAAGCCAAAGAAACCATTGCCCCTGCTCCGGAACCGGCATCACAGGAGGTTCCCGAATCAGAGCAGATGGCCCGTGTTACAGCCAGCGGACTAAACGTACGTCCCGATCCGTCAACTGATAATGAACGCATAGATGTCCTGGCCCAGGGCCAAACAGTGGAAGTGCTGGCCAAACAAAATGATTGGCTGCAGGTAAGCCTCCCTGACGGCCGCGCCGGCTGGATTGCCGCCGCTTATGTAACAACCTTTTCCCGCAATGCTGCAAACGGCAATGGGTCCCTGGCTGGCAGAATAATTGCCATCGACCCGGGCCACGGAGGAACTGATCCCGGAGCTGTGGGTGTATCAGGACTACCTGAAAAAGATGTGGTACTAGACGTATCTCTGCGAGTAGCCGACAAGCTGCGTGCCGAAGGTGCCCAGGTAATTATGACCCGTGACACCGATGTATTTATTCCTTTGTCCCAACGGGTAAACATCGCCCAAAATGCGGGCGCTGAGGTCTTTGTAAGTGTTCATGCCAACGCCCATCCCAATCCCGCAACCGGGGGTACAGAAACATACTATTTCCGCAACAAAGCCTCAGCAAGTGCCTCTTTCAACCTGGCATCTTACCTGCAAAATGAATTGGTGCGAGGACTCGGGCTGCGTGATATCGGTGTAAAACACGGTAACTTCCTGGTAATACGGCAGACATCCATGCCCTCCGCCCTGGTGGAGTTGGGCTTCCTCTCCAACAGCCACGAAGAATCCCTGATGCGCACCAGCGAATTCCGCCAAAACTCCGCCGACGCCATAGTCCGCGGCCTAAAAAACTACTTCAACTAA
- the phnC gene encoding phosphonate ABC transporter ATP-binding protein, producing the protein MLLTIDNLTMRYPRAESCALDNVALNLTAGERVAVLGQSGSGKSTLVRCINRLVEPQSGRVAWDGQDVLGLKPEQLKRYRRDVGMIFQNFALVDRLDVLHNVLVGSFGRQPWWRPLLGRYSAEEVAMALDALKRVGMSDKAAARADRLSGGQRQRVGIARALMQKPRLILGDEPVSSLDPVIARSVLSLLREISEQDSIAVLLNLHNVELARFFAHRIVGIHAGRIVYDGPADGLTNEVLARVYPPEA; encoded by the coding sequence ATGCTGTTAACGATAGATAATTTAACTATGCGCTATCCCAGAGCAGAGAGCTGTGCTCTGGACAATGTGGCCCTTAACCTGACCGCCGGTGAACGGGTGGCGGTGCTGGGGCAGAGCGGTTCGGGCAAATCCACTCTGGTGCGCTGCATCAACAGGCTGGTGGAGCCCCAGAGCGGTCGGGTAGCCTGGGACGGACAGGATGTATTGGGTTTGAAGCCGGAGCAGTTAAAGCGCTACCGACGCGATGTGGGCATGATCTTTCAGAACTTCGCTCTGGTAGATCGGCTTGATGTTTTGCACAATGTGTTGGTAGGCAGCTTTGGCCGTCAGCCCTGGTGGCGCCCGCTTTTGGGCCGCTATAGTGCAGAAGAGGTGGCAATGGCGCTGGATGCCCTAAAACGGGTGGGGATGTCGGATAAAGCTGCCGCCCGTGCCGACCGACTCAGCGGCGGTCAGCGGCAGCGGGTGGGCATTGCCCGGGCGCTAATGCAAAAGCCCCGACTGATATTGGGTGACGAACCGGTTTCCAGCCTGGATCCGGTTATTGCCCGCTCAGTGCTGTCTTTATTGCGTGAAATCAGTGAGCAGGACAGCATTGCCGTCCTGCTCAACCTTCATAACGTGGAGCTGGCCAGGTTTTTTGCCCACCGTATAGTCGGTATTCATGCCGGTCGCATTGTTTATGACGGTCCTGCCGACGGCCTCACTAATGAAGTGTTGGCCCGTGTATATCCACCGGAAGCATAG